A genomic region of Cyprinus carpio isolate SPL01 chromosome B11, ASM1834038v1, whole genome shotgun sequence contains the following coding sequences:
- the LOC109048046 gene encoding protein ECT2-like isoform X7 yields MADSSIVTLGPGRSLLVDSSVYDSRMAETSKEQFFMGLHADESEDVLPKVETRVVLVGEAGNNAGLEKALQDINTPYIKTDNVRDFGDGENCEFETVFVLKDFQAPEYSFLYKNDNRILGPPAVMHCASKGEPLPFSSRPLYSMTMLNLSLCFTGFRKKDEVVTLVNLVHHMGGIIRKDFDSTKVTHLIARSTHGEKYRLAVCMGTPILTPEWIHKAWEHRDDINFHAGNEEFRTVFKVPPFQDCVLSFLGFSEEERSNMEERTQKHGGRFQAVGDERCTHLVVEENSIKELPFTPSKRLYVVKQEWFWGSIQMDARAGETMYSYEKPESPAMKKAVSLLSLKTPNSGRKRRRLRETLAQLTKETEISPFPPRKRPSAEHSLSMGSLLDISNTPDTCKSSGENAKLPKSSTPALPKQSARWQVSKELYQTESNYVDILATVLQLFKYPLDKEGQVGGPILAQEELKTIFGSIPDIYEVHMRIKADLEELVMNWSEERSVGDIILKYSGELVKAYPPFVNFFEMSKETIVRCERQKPRFHAFLKINQAKPECGRQTLAELLIRPVQRLPSVALLLNDIKKHTSDDNPDKVTLEKAIESLKEVMTHINEDKRKTEGQKQIFDVVYEVDGCPANLLSSHRSLVHRVETIALGDKPCDRGEHVTLFLFNDCLEIARKRHKVITTFRSPLGQTRPPAHLKHIALMPLSQIRRVLDIQDTEECQNAFALVVRPPTEQENLLFSFQLTAEDTLKSAWLKTLCRQVANTICRADAEDLIQSTDPDSVQVSTKDMDSTLSRASRAIKKTSKKVTRAFSFTKTPKRVLQRAFLANGTPDDKSPGLDGDHMGRTSSSSTLAAVHSPSMINLSSAFERKYHTFSRSTTHLF; encoded by the exons ATGGCTGACAGCAGCATAGTTACTTTAGGGCCGGGCCGCAGCCTGCTGGTGGACTCCTCTGTATACGACTCCCGGATGGCCGAGACCTCAAAGGAGCAATTTTTCATGGGTCTGCACGCAGACGAGTCAGAGG atgtaTTGCCCAAAGTTGAGACGAGAGTGGTGTTGGTGGGGGAGGCCGGGAACAACGCAGGACTTGAAAAAGCTCTTCAG GATATAAACACCCCTTATATCAAGACTGACAATGTCAGAGATTTTGGTGACGGCGAGAACTGCGAGTTCGAGACGGTGTTTGTGTTGAAAGACTTCCAGGCTCCCGAATACAGCTTCCTGTACAAAAATGACAACCGTATCCTGGGGCCTCCTGCCGTGATGCACTGCGCCAGCAAGGGAGAg CCTCTGCCGTTCTCCTCCAGGCCTCTCTACTCTATGACCATGCTCAACTTGTCTCTCTGCTTCACTGGATTCCGTAAAAAAGATGAAGTG GTTACCCTGGTAAATCTCGTCCATCACATGGGTGGCATCATCCGGAAAGACTTTGACAGTACTAAAGTCACACACCTCATCGCCCGTTCAACACATGGTGAAAAGTACAGG ctgGCAGTCTGCATGGGCACACCCATCCTCACCCCTGAGTGGATACACAAGGCATGGGAGCACAGAGATGACAT taACTTCCATGCAGGCAACGAGGAGTTCCGCACCGTGTTTAAAGTCCCTCCATTCCAGGATTGCGTGCTGAGCTTTCTGGGCTTCTCTGAAGAGGAGAGAAGCAACATGGAGGAGAGGACGCAGAAACATG GTGGACGGTTCCAGGCGGTGGGGGATGAAAGGTGCACCCACTTAGTAGTTGAGGAGAACTCCATTAAAGAACTGCCCTTCACTCCCTCCAAAAGACTCTATGTAGTGAAGCAGGAG TGGTTTTGGGGCAGTATACAAATGGACGCCCGTGCTGGGGAAACCATGTACTCTTACGAAAAG CCTGAGAGTCCTGCGATGAAGAAGGCCGTGTCTCTGCTGTCTCTCAAGACACCCAACAGTGGCCGGAAACGTCGGCGTCTTAGAGAAACTTTGGCTCAGCTCACCAAAGAGACCGAGATTTCTCCCTTCCCACCACGCAAAAGACCCTCAGCTGAACACTCCCTCTCCATGGGCTCCCTGCTGGACATCTCCAACACACCCGACACCTGCAAATCCAGCGGAG AGAATGCCAAACTTCCCAAAAGCTCAACTCCCGCCCTTCCTAAGCAGTCAGCGCGCTGGCAGGTCTCCAAGGAGCTCTACCAAACCGAAAGCAACTACGTTGATATCCTGGCCACGGTCCTGCAg ctCTTCAAATACCCCCTGGATAAAGAGGGGCAGGTGGGCGGCCCCATTCTAGCTCAGGAAGAGCTCAAGACCATCTTTGGCAGTATTCCAGACATCTATGAAGTGCACATGAGAATAAAG GCGGATCTCGAGGAGCTGGTGATGAACTGGTCTGAAGAGCGAAGCGTAGGAGACATTATCCTGAAATAT TCTGGAGAGCTGGTGAAGGCCTACCCACCGTTTGTCAACTTCTTTGAGATGAGCAAAGAGACTATAGTCAGATGTGAGAGACAGAAGCCGAGGTTTCATGCGTTCCTGAAG ATTAATCAGGCTAAACCTGAGTGTGGCCGTCAGACTCTCGCTGAGCTTTTGATTCGTCCTGTGCAGAGACTGCCGAGCGTGGCCCTCCTGTTGAATG atATAAAGAAACACACATCAGATGACAACCCTGATAAAGTGACCCTGGAAAAGGCCATCGAGTCTCTCAAGGAAGTGATGAC CCACATAAATGAAGATAAAAGGAAAACCGAGGGACAGAAGCAgatttttgatgttgtttatgAGGTGGACGGCTGCCCT GCCAATCTGTTGTCATCACACCGGAGTCTGGTTCACAGGGTGGAAACCATTGCTCTGGGAGACAAACCCTGCGATCGGGGAGAACATGTCACACTCTTTCTGTTCAACGACTGTTTGGAG ATCGCCAGGAAGAGACACAAGGTGATAACCACGTTCCGGAGTCCGCTGGGTCAGACGCGGCCGCCCGCCCATCTCAAACACATAGCCTTGATGCCTCTGTCCCAGATCAGAAGAGTCCTTGACATCCAAGACACAGAAG AGTGTCAGAACGCCTTTGCCCTGGTGGTACGTCCTCCTACAGAACAGGAGAACCTGTTATTCAGTTTCCAGCTGACGGCCGAAGACACGCTCAAATCTGCCTGGCTCAAAACACTCTGTCGTCAAGTGGCCAACACGATTTGCCGAGCTGATGCG GAAGATCTCATTCAGAGCACCGATCCTGACTCCGTCCAAGTGAGCACAAAGGACATGGACAGCACGCTCAGCCGAGCGTCCAGGGCCATCAAAAAAACGTCAAAGAAG GTCACAAGAGCATTTTCTTTCACTAAAACCCCCAAGCGTGTTCTCCAGAGGGCCTTTTTAGCCAATGGTACCCCAGATGACAAGAGTCCTGGTCTAGATGGCGATCACATGGGCCGAACGTCCAGCAGCTCCACACTTGCT gCTGTTCATTCCCCATCCATGATCAACCTGTCCTCCGCCTTTGAGAGGAAGTATCATACCTTCAGCCGATCCACAACTCATCTGTTCTGA
- the LOC109048046 gene encoding protein ECT2-like isoform X6 — MADSSIVTLGPGRSLLVDSSVYDSRMAETSKEQFFMGLHADESEDVLPKVETRVVLVGEAGNNAGLEKALQAITIMEVPVVKIKEGQPGTEACEKLIKSIVNMDINTPYIKTDNVRDFGDGENCEFETVFVLKDFQAPEYSFLYKNDNRILGPPAVMHCASKGEPLPFSSRPLYSMTMLNLSLCFTGFRKKDEVVTLVNLVHHMGGIIRKDFDSTKVTHLIARSTHGEKYRLAVCMGTPILTPEWIHKAWEHRDDINFHAGNEEFRTVFKVPPFQDCVLSFLGFSEEERSNMEERTQKHGGRFQAVGDERCTHLVVEENSIKELPFTPSKRLYVVKQEWFWGSIQMDARAGETMYSYEKPESPAMKKAVSLLSLKTPNSGRKRRRLRETLAQLTKETEISPFPPRKRPSAEHSLSMGSLLDISNTPDTCKSSGENAKLPKSSTPALPKQSARWQVSKELYQTESNYVDILATVLQLFKYPLDKEGQVGGPILAQEELKTIFGSIPDIYEVHMRIKADLEELVMNWSEERSVGDIILKYSGELVKAYPPFVNFFEMSKETIVRCERQKPRFHAFLKINQAKPECGRQTLAELLIRPVQRLPSVALLLNDIKKHTSDDNPDKVTLEKAIESLKEVMTHINEDKRKTEGQKQIFDVVYEVDGCPANLLSSHRSLVHRVETIALGDKPCDRGEHVTLFLFNDCLEIARKRHKVITTFRSPLGQTRPPAHLKHIALMPLSQIRRVLDIQDTEECQNAFALVVRPPTEQENLLFSFQLTAEDTLKSAWLKTLCRQVANTICRADAEDLIQSTDPDSVQVSTKDMDSTLSRASRAIKKTSKKVTRAFSFTKTPKRVLQRAFLANGTPDDKSPGLDGDHMGRTSSSSTLAAVHSPSMINLSSAFERKYHTFSRSTTHLF, encoded by the exons ATGGCTGACAGCAGCATAGTTACTTTAGGGCCGGGCCGCAGCCTGCTGGTGGACTCCTCTGTATACGACTCCCGGATGGCCGAGACCTCAAAGGAGCAATTTTTCATGGGTCTGCACGCAGACGAGTCAGAGG atgtaTTGCCCAAAGTTGAGACGAGAGTGGTGTTGGTGGGGGAGGCCGGGAACAACGCAGGACTTGAAAAAGCTCTTCAG GCCATCACAATAATGGAAGTCCCGGTGGTAAAGATTAAAGAAGGGCAGCCGGGCACAGAGGCGTGTGAGAAATTGATAAAATCTATAGTCAATATG GATATAAACACCCCTTATATCAAGACTGACAATGTCAGAGATTTTGGTGACGGCGAGAACTGCGAGTTCGAGACGGTGTTTGTGTTGAAAGACTTCCAGGCTCCCGAATACAGCTTCCTGTACAAAAATGACAACCGTATCCTGGGGCCTCCTGCCGTGATGCACTGCGCCAGCAAGGGAGAg CCTCTGCCGTTCTCCTCCAGGCCTCTCTACTCTATGACCATGCTCAACTTGTCTCTCTGCTTCACTGGATTCCGTAAAAAAGATGAAGTG GTTACCCTGGTAAATCTCGTCCATCACATGGGTGGCATCATCCGGAAAGACTTTGACAGTACTAAAGTCACACACCTCATCGCCCGTTCAACACATGGTGAAAAGTACAGG ctgGCAGTCTGCATGGGCACACCCATCCTCACCCCTGAGTGGATACACAAGGCATGGGAGCACAGAGATGACAT taACTTCCATGCAGGCAACGAGGAGTTCCGCACCGTGTTTAAAGTCCCTCCATTCCAGGATTGCGTGCTGAGCTTTCTGGGCTTCTCTGAAGAGGAGAGAAGCAACATGGAGGAGAGGACGCAGAAACATG GTGGACGGTTCCAGGCGGTGGGGGATGAAAGGTGCACCCACTTAGTAGTTGAGGAGAACTCCATTAAAGAACTGCCCTTCACTCCCTCCAAAAGACTCTATGTAGTGAAGCAGGAG TGGTTTTGGGGCAGTATACAAATGGACGCCCGTGCTGGGGAAACCATGTACTCTTACGAAAAG CCTGAGAGTCCTGCGATGAAGAAGGCCGTGTCTCTGCTGTCTCTCAAGACACCCAACAGTGGCCGGAAACGTCGGCGTCTTAGAGAAACTTTGGCTCAGCTCACCAAAGAGACCGAGATTTCTCCCTTCCCACCACGCAAAAGACCCTCAGCTGAACACTCCCTCTCCATGGGCTCCCTGCTGGACATCTCCAACACACCCGACACCTGCAAATCCAGCGGAG AGAATGCCAAACTTCCCAAAAGCTCAACTCCCGCCCTTCCTAAGCAGTCAGCGCGCTGGCAGGTCTCCAAGGAGCTCTACCAAACCGAAAGCAACTACGTTGATATCCTGGCCACGGTCCTGCAg ctCTTCAAATACCCCCTGGATAAAGAGGGGCAGGTGGGCGGCCCCATTCTAGCTCAGGAAGAGCTCAAGACCATCTTTGGCAGTATTCCAGACATCTATGAAGTGCACATGAGAATAAAG GCGGATCTCGAGGAGCTGGTGATGAACTGGTCTGAAGAGCGAAGCGTAGGAGACATTATCCTGAAATAT TCTGGAGAGCTGGTGAAGGCCTACCCACCGTTTGTCAACTTCTTTGAGATGAGCAAAGAGACTATAGTCAGATGTGAGAGACAGAAGCCGAGGTTTCATGCGTTCCTGAAG ATTAATCAGGCTAAACCTGAGTGTGGCCGTCAGACTCTCGCTGAGCTTTTGATTCGTCCTGTGCAGAGACTGCCGAGCGTGGCCCTCCTGTTGAATG atATAAAGAAACACACATCAGATGACAACCCTGATAAAGTGACCCTGGAAAAGGCCATCGAGTCTCTCAAGGAAGTGATGAC CCACATAAATGAAGATAAAAGGAAAACCGAGGGACAGAAGCAgatttttgatgttgtttatgAGGTGGACGGCTGCCCT GCCAATCTGTTGTCATCACACCGGAGTCTGGTTCACAGGGTGGAAACCATTGCTCTGGGAGACAAACCCTGCGATCGGGGAGAACATGTCACACTCTTTCTGTTCAACGACTGTTTGGAG ATCGCCAGGAAGAGACACAAGGTGATAACCACGTTCCGGAGTCCGCTGGGTCAGACGCGGCCGCCCGCCCATCTCAAACACATAGCCTTGATGCCTCTGTCCCAGATCAGAAGAGTCCTTGACATCCAAGACACAGAAG AGTGTCAGAACGCCTTTGCCCTGGTGGTACGTCCTCCTACAGAACAGGAGAACCTGTTATTCAGTTTCCAGCTGACGGCCGAAGACACGCTCAAATCTGCCTGGCTCAAAACACTCTGTCGTCAAGTGGCCAACACGATTTGCCGAGCTGATGCG GAAGATCTCATTCAGAGCACCGATCCTGACTCCGTCCAAGTGAGCACAAAGGACATGGACAGCACGCTCAGCCGAGCGTCCAGGGCCATCAAAAAAACGTCAAAGAAG GTCACAAGAGCATTTTCTTTCACTAAAACCCCCAAGCGTGTTCTCCAGAGGGCCTTTTTAGCCAATGGTACCCCAGATGACAAGAGTCCTGGTCTAGATGGCGATCACATGGGCCGAACGTCCAGCAGCTCCACACTTGCT gCTGTTCATTCCCCATCCATGATCAACCTGTCCTCCGCCTTTGAGAGGAAGTATCATACCTTCAGCCGATCCACAACTCATCTGTTCTGA
- the LOC109048046 gene encoding protein ECT2-like isoform X4 — MADSSIVTLGPGRSLLVDSSVYDSRMAETSKEQFFMGLHADESEDVLPKVETRVVLVGEAGNNAGLEKALQAITIMEVPVVKIKEGQPGTEACEKLIKSIVNMDINTPYIKTDNVRDFGDGENCEFETVFVLKDFQAPEYSFLYKNDNRILGPPAVMHCASKGEPLPFSSRPLYSMTMLNLSLCFTGFRKKDEVVTLVNLVHHMGGIIRKDFDSTKVTHLIARSTHGEKYRLAVCMGTPILTPEWIHKAWEHRDDINFHAGNEEFRTVFKVPPFQDCVLSFLGFSEEERSNMEERTQKHGGRFQAVGDERCTHLVVEENSIKELPFTPSKRLYVVKQEWFWGSIQMDARAGETMYSYEKPESPAMKKAVSLLSLKTPNSGRKRRRLRETLAQLTKETEISPFPPRKRPSAEHSLSMGSLLDISNTPDTCKSSGEHKRRRSSCRRRSARQSRSEKERPLQHISTPVYRKETDQTDDIHENAKLPKSSTPALPKQSARWQVSKELYQTESNYVDILATVLQLFKYPLDKEGQVGGPILAQEELKTIFGSIPDIYEVHMRIKADLEELVMNWSEERSVGDIILKYSGELVKAYPPFVNFFEMSKETIVRCERQKPRFHAFLKINQAKPECGRQTLAELLIRPVQRLPSVALLLNDIKKHTSDDNPDKVTLEKAIESLKEVMTHINEDKRKTEGQKQIFDVVYEVDGCPANLLSSHRSLVHRVETIALGDKPCDRGEHVTLFLFNDCLEIARKRHKVITTFRSPLGQTRPPAHLKHIALMPLSQIRRVLDIQDTEECQNAFALVVRPPTEQENLLFSFQLTAEDTLKSAWLKTLCRQVANTICRADAEDLIQSTDPDSVQVSTKDMDSTLSRASRAIKKTSKKVTRAFSFTKTPKRVLQRAFLANGTPDDKSPGLDGDHMGRTSSSSTLAAVHSPSMINLSSAFERKYHTFSRSTTHLF; from the exons ATGGCTGACAGCAGCATAGTTACTTTAGGGCCGGGCCGCAGCCTGCTGGTGGACTCCTCTGTATACGACTCCCGGATGGCCGAGACCTCAAAGGAGCAATTTTTCATGGGTCTGCACGCAGACGAGTCAGAGG atgtaTTGCCCAAAGTTGAGACGAGAGTGGTGTTGGTGGGGGAGGCCGGGAACAACGCAGGACTTGAAAAAGCTCTTCAG GCCATCACAATAATGGAAGTCCCGGTGGTAAAGATTAAAGAAGGGCAGCCGGGCACAGAGGCGTGTGAGAAATTGATAAAATCTATAGTCAATATG GATATAAACACCCCTTATATCAAGACTGACAATGTCAGAGATTTTGGTGACGGCGAGAACTGCGAGTTCGAGACGGTGTTTGTGTTGAAAGACTTCCAGGCTCCCGAATACAGCTTCCTGTACAAAAATGACAACCGTATCCTGGGGCCTCCTGCCGTGATGCACTGCGCCAGCAAGGGAGAg CCTCTGCCGTTCTCCTCCAGGCCTCTCTACTCTATGACCATGCTCAACTTGTCTCTCTGCTTCACTGGATTCCGTAAAAAAGATGAAGTG GTTACCCTGGTAAATCTCGTCCATCACATGGGTGGCATCATCCGGAAAGACTTTGACAGTACTAAAGTCACACACCTCATCGCCCGTTCAACACATGGTGAAAAGTACAGG ctgGCAGTCTGCATGGGCACACCCATCCTCACCCCTGAGTGGATACACAAGGCATGGGAGCACAGAGATGACAT taACTTCCATGCAGGCAACGAGGAGTTCCGCACCGTGTTTAAAGTCCCTCCATTCCAGGATTGCGTGCTGAGCTTTCTGGGCTTCTCTGAAGAGGAGAGAAGCAACATGGAGGAGAGGACGCAGAAACATG GTGGACGGTTCCAGGCGGTGGGGGATGAAAGGTGCACCCACTTAGTAGTTGAGGAGAACTCCATTAAAGAACTGCCCTTCACTCCCTCCAAAAGACTCTATGTAGTGAAGCAGGAG TGGTTTTGGGGCAGTATACAAATGGACGCCCGTGCTGGGGAAACCATGTACTCTTACGAAAAG CCTGAGAGTCCTGCGATGAAGAAGGCCGTGTCTCTGCTGTCTCTCAAGACACCCAACAGTGGCCGGAAACGTCGGCGTCTTAGAGAAACTTTGGCTCAGCTCACCAAAGAGACCGAGATTTCTCCCTTCCCACCACGCAAAAGACCCTCAGCTGAACACTCCCTCTCCATGGGCTCCCTGCTGGACATCTCCAACACACCCGACACCTGCAAATCCAGCGGAG aacacaagcgCAGGAGGAGCAGTTGTAGGCGGAGGAGTGCCAGACAGAGTAGATCAGAGAAAGAGAGGCCACTGCAGCATATCAGCACTCCTGTGTACAGAAAGGAAACAGACCAGACAGATGACATTCATG AGAATGCCAAACTTCCCAAAAGCTCAACTCCCGCCCTTCCTAAGCAGTCAGCGCGCTGGCAGGTCTCCAAGGAGCTCTACCAAACCGAAAGCAACTACGTTGATATCCTGGCCACGGTCCTGCAg ctCTTCAAATACCCCCTGGATAAAGAGGGGCAGGTGGGCGGCCCCATTCTAGCTCAGGAAGAGCTCAAGACCATCTTTGGCAGTATTCCAGACATCTATGAAGTGCACATGAGAATAAAG GCGGATCTCGAGGAGCTGGTGATGAACTGGTCTGAAGAGCGAAGCGTAGGAGACATTATCCTGAAATAT TCTGGAGAGCTGGTGAAGGCCTACCCACCGTTTGTCAACTTCTTTGAGATGAGCAAAGAGACTATAGTCAGATGTGAGAGACAGAAGCCGAGGTTTCATGCGTTCCTGAAG ATTAATCAGGCTAAACCTGAGTGTGGCCGTCAGACTCTCGCTGAGCTTTTGATTCGTCCTGTGCAGAGACTGCCGAGCGTGGCCCTCCTGTTGAATG atATAAAGAAACACACATCAGATGACAACCCTGATAAAGTGACCCTGGAAAAGGCCATCGAGTCTCTCAAGGAAGTGATGAC CCACATAAATGAAGATAAAAGGAAAACCGAGGGACAGAAGCAgatttttgatgttgtttatgAGGTGGACGGCTGCCCT GCCAATCTGTTGTCATCACACCGGAGTCTGGTTCACAGGGTGGAAACCATTGCTCTGGGAGACAAACCCTGCGATCGGGGAGAACATGTCACACTCTTTCTGTTCAACGACTGTTTGGAG ATCGCCAGGAAGAGACACAAGGTGATAACCACGTTCCGGAGTCCGCTGGGTCAGACGCGGCCGCCCGCCCATCTCAAACACATAGCCTTGATGCCTCTGTCCCAGATCAGAAGAGTCCTTGACATCCAAGACACAGAAG AGTGTCAGAACGCCTTTGCCCTGGTGGTACGTCCTCCTACAGAACAGGAGAACCTGTTATTCAGTTTCCAGCTGACGGCCGAAGACACGCTCAAATCTGCCTGGCTCAAAACACTCTGTCGTCAAGTGGCCAACACGATTTGCCGAGCTGATGCG GAAGATCTCATTCAGAGCACCGATCCTGACTCCGTCCAAGTGAGCACAAAGGACATGGACAGCACGCTCAGCCGAGCGTCCAGGGCCATCAAAAAAACGTCAAAGAAG GTCACAAGAGCATTTTCTTTCACTAAAACCCCCAAGCGTGTTCTCCAGAGGGCCTTTTTAGCCAATGGTACCCCAGATGACAAGAGTCCTGGTCTAGATGGCGATCACATGGGCCGAACGTCCAGCAGCTCCACACTTGCT gCTGTTCATTCCCCATCCATGATCAACCTGTCCTCCGCCTTTGAGAGGAAGTATCATACCTTCAGCCGATCCACAACTCATCTGTTCTGA